Part of the Quercus robur chromosome 5, dhQueRobu3.1, whole genome shotgun sequence genome, TCCTAAAGAGCTCTAAGGAAGTGGATTGCTTTGGATCAAACATTCCACCTCTTTTTATAGTGAGGGGAAGAGTATTCTAGAGGAGGGAGAAATGGTATTTAATTGAGAGTTGACTTTGGTGCATTTATTTCTTAGGTGGTGAGAGTAGAGTGCAAGTAGAAGGTTAAAAATCCTGATTCTTCCCAAATATAGCTAGTAGGGACAAATTTAATAAATCATATCCCACATGTTTCTTATCTAAATTAATTCATTCTTGTTCTCAAATTGAAACTCCAAATGTCTACTATGGCGGTGTTTTCCCAACAACCCTAGGCTGCTTAGGGTTGAACCCCCGATTAATTTGTATTTTGGATTGGGTTAAGCCCATAATGGAATGTCTTGGAGAAATTCTTGTGGTAAAAGGTGGTGACTAAATGGTGTTTCGATAATGACCTATTTTGGAATTTGGCTAGTCGAGGAGGCTACCAAGTGGCTAAGTTCACCCTTTTTAGGTCTAACCTAGACCTTCTTACCTCTAAGATTGCCTTctattttcactcttttctctcCCTAATTCTGGTTCCACTCTTACTCAAATTTTCCCATCCTTTTTTATACCtctctctttgagatccatcactTATAGGGTCGAAATGGGTCTCTGAGTCTATATCACTTTTTCTACACATTTCGTTATGTGCCAAAAGTGGGACCCAAACTCTGCCATTGAGAAGATTTTCTAGTAACTTGTACCTGTTGCCGAATCTTACGCTTGGCTAATGGATTTCCCAGGGCACTACTTTATATCCTCGATAGAGATATATCCTAGCCTACATGTTTAGTCATGCCAAGGAGGGGCATTTCTAATTACGTCTCACCTAGTGTAGGTGGCTCTTATTCAGGCTAGTTTTTGCCCCGAATGGGCCAAACCCAGCCTTAGGATGAACCTTCCTTTTTGCTGGGGTTCAGCCTTGGATGGGCTAGGCCTAGCCTGGGGATGGGCTTTCCTTTCTGCCACCCTACATCTACTTTACAATGACTAAAACCTCAATAATAAATTCACAGTAGTGTGAGAGATATTCACGAAATAGTAAGCAATGGACATTTCTTGGAAATATGTTTTGTAGTATAATTATCATTCATAGACCTAAATTAACTCCCTTTTAACATTAACACTATTTCAGAATTAATATGCCCAGATTATCATTGAATCAATCCCTTTAAAAAGACTAATATCACCAAAATTTAAAGGATCATTAATACATTGACATCCGGATTAATAAAGTGCATGCAATTCCACCATTATATTTAGTCTTGACCAATAGGAACAcaaaatgttatatattttaaattaaatccaCATGGGACCAAtcaaaatcaattgttcataatcacacaTGATCAAACTTAACCACATAGATGTATATTAactattaaaacttgatttgatgatatcTTTTATTCTAGTGATTTGATTGAGGCTTGTGGCTTGTTGTTTTCATCGTTATAACTTCAAGATTTATCTTATGTGAAGAAATTGGAGCTAAAGTGGCATTTTTGCCACTTGAGGcttgaaattactttttgtcCACTTAATAGCATTAAATGCATATAGGAAAATGGGGTGTCTACAAGATTATAcaaaaaacattatatatatatatatatatatatatatatatatatatatatatatatgtatgtatattacttgtttgaaatatatatttatagtcaACTTAAATTATGAAGTAGTTTAGGCATGGCAATGATCATACTAACACATTaagcttaaaaataaaaaaaaaataaaaattgaaccaagaatgaataaattaaattagaacTTATATCtacattatattttctatgcTAATCAAGTATTTAGTttaataaattaactttttatatgttaattttttttgaatcaatttcttcctatatattttatcttaatcTTGCTCCTGAACCAAAATCTCGATTCTACTAATGTGGGTGCAACGGAGAGTATGCCCCAGCCGAGTGGATTGTGGTGGAGAAAAGTGGAGTCGTCACCTAGATTAGCTTTATGAACCATATTGGGCCTTTTGGGCCAATCAATTACATGCATGGGTCTACATACTAGATTATGGATCTGAAGTTTGGGTACAGTTTGGGAAgctgttaggcacccaagactGCCCACCTTGTGGGCTGGCCTCCATTATGTATTACTAGgccatatttaattaaagagttttttaaGAGAGCTCTAATCCTTAACTTgaacatacatcatgcacttaAGGAAATAACAtcacaacatatatataaaaggaaacaaataaaacacaatcaaacatattataaaaaggaaaagacaacAATTAAATCACACACATAAGgaaagattataaaataaaccaaacatggcAAACAGATCCAAACAatcatgaaaaataattaaacacaattaattaaccaaaacATGGTCAAATAGAATCAAATATCATgtgaaaaataactaaataaacaaaaataagaattttgcCCTAATCTGGATTCAGGGTTCGCACGCATACTCAATTATATGTACGTATGGTTGAGCCATGCGCACGCAGAATCGATGATGCGTATGCATTCTTTAGcacagattaaaaaaattacatttttacaGATTTAATCATTCAAagatataaacatataaatcaAACAAGCATAGTAGAACCCTAAATGCTAAACtaacataaagaaaatataaaaaaatatcaatataaacaaacaaacatgaaacaaaacaaacaattataCTAAACTAACATTAACTAAATAAACATGTCAAACTTAAGAGGAATCATGTGAGAACTAAAGAaacaaaagagaacaaaaacaaaatatactaaACCACGGTTAGATTAATAAACGAAAAAAGATCATAAAATCAACTAAAACAAGTAAGAACACTTGATATAGTATTAAACAAAGAATCATGTGAATCCTATGTAGCAAAGTGGGAGATCATAGAAAAGAGACTCACCTTGCTTTAAAATCATAGTTTTGAGATTGTTTAACCGACCCCTTAGTGCCTACAACACAAAGGTTAGATGGAGAAGACAAAGATAATCAAAGAACACAATAATTGCTAGTAATtacaactcaagaacaaaagGTTTTGAAAAGGGTTTTAGAAAGCAATTTTGAAAGCAAACTTTCTACCTTAGAACAAACTAAAGAGaggttttaattttgtaaaaaatgtgCTAAGGCCCtgccttagggttttgaaaatagaaaatagggTTTTAGAGAAGATGAAGGACAAAAAATCACTCTCTCTAGCTAGGCTTTTGATTGGAGATATAAGAtgagtatttataagttaaaattaggaTTTTCAGGGCTTTTTAATGGTCTTTGGATGTTTCCAAGGGTCTAGGGGCCGGCTCATACCAAAGAATGATGTTTTGGGCCCTTAAAAATGAAGTTATGGAACCCAAAAAATTGGCCTGCATACGCATGGTGCATGCATGATTCATGTGTACGCATGCTCTCTAGAAACCCTGATTTGACAGCTCTGATGGCCTAGCTTAACTCATtgaatataaattcaaatttaggCAAAATTTATGTCTGTATTGAAACTCAGgatgtctactttccaatgaaataaaccttacttaaaaattatttgtggaTCAAAAGGTATGGTCAAAATAGTgagaaaatgacatttttcaaaatcgTTTACAATGCAATTTGaacacttttgagttgtgattacgtCCAAACTATTGTGAACTCTTTAAATAACCTTGGTTGACATATGTCAAGCTCATTATTGGGGCCGAGGACCAAAATTTCTTAACAGGTACAAAATGAAGTGTCTATAACTAATACCTTAACATGTAAGTTAATATTCTCTATGAGTCAAGTATACCTCTTACATCAAAAATCATTAATTGATATGAAAACTCAATGGTAATTGAATTTATTAGCAATTATTTTGGTAGTCAGCATGCACAATATGAAAAGCTTTATCCATTAACATCACTGTATTTATGCAAAGGTAGACCACCACAAAgagttttgtatatttttcccattattttctacataaaaaattagggcataaaaaataattttatttaaatacttAAATTCTGAATACAACACAAATGTCCATACTTATACTATTTCAAGAGtactcaaaaatatttcttcaaCGCCAAGAACCTTGTATCTCAACTATCATATTTTCGTATTTCCAACAAAGACATATAAGATTTAAACTCCTCTTCCGCattgtaaccaaaaaaaaaaaaagaaaaaaacttcaaCGTTACCTTTAGGAATGGTTTTTGGACATAAAATAGGTACTACCGAACCCCCAACTTGGCttgccattttttaaaatgatttttttttttttttttttgtattcttaATACAATATTGTTCagtttatatataatagtaCAGGCATTTGTGGTTTCAAACGTCTTGGATCCAAGGTGTAATCAAGATTTAGTCTTGCACAAATTGTATTGCCTTGCAAATAACACAATGAAaccattttatttgataataattatTCAAATGACATTACAATAAGGAAAACCAAACAAAtgttattcaaattttatagTTGTTCACCCTCACTATTTGAAAGATTTTTCAGAATTCTAGTTTGGCGCGAATGCTTTTTGAAGATATTCAACTACATTCTTGTCTAGTTGGAAGGCCTTGATGAGAACATCAGGATTGATGGGTGGAACAGATCCAAAGACCGCGTTTGCTATGGTGATCACCCCAGGATTTTGGCTGCTGAGACCAGCAAAGGCAAGACCAACAGTCTTCCCTATATTGAATTGGAAGTGAATGAGACCAATTGGGAATACAAAGACATCTCCCTTGTTTAGAACTTTGGTGAAGAGTTTGTTTGGGTTGGATGTGACAAATCCAACTAAGAAAGTACCCTCAATGACTACAAAAAGCTCAGTGCCACGAGGGTGAGTGTGAGGAGGATTTAGGCCATATTCTGCAAAGTCAAGGCGAGCCAAAGAAATGCCAAGAGTGTTGAGACCTGCTAATTTATCGACATTCACTAGAGTGACATTTGATCCGACTTTGTTTCCAGTGTTTCCGGGAATATTAAgtccagaaaaggaaaaatcatttGCTGAGACCATTGCAGGGtccttgcaaaattttccattcacGAACActacacaaagaaagaaaagttagTCATTGTTGCAAATAAGACGATTGTGTAACAATGTACTGTAACATGTCATCTAGGGGGGAAAAAACCGTTGgggaataattttattaatgtaagaacttataataaatttaaaagaactTGATTGATAATACTACTACTGCTAATAATATTGAGAGTGTGTTTTATACATACCACCAGATTTGATGTCGTTAATTGCAACACAGAAGTCTTGCAAAGGACTAGGATCATAGGCAGAAACAAAGGAGGATGCcaaggccaaaatggccacaGTCGCAAGGAAAGAAACACCTTTCATTATATTTGAGGAGGTTATCTCTATCTTATATGATATACTATTCTTGGTTGAGGGAGGGATAAGAAACATAGcaatattgaaatttttatttatagagaGGAATGGGAGAAGCGGTCCATATTTTTGCAAAAACTTGGTAATTGTTTAACTCtgtcacatttttttatttaattaggtgAACCAAATGTCTTTACCCGTATAACCACTACTTGTCGtcacatatatattaaaaccTATCAAATGGGACCTCTTCAATGGCATTGTGCAGATTAAAGGTTgctttgacaaaaataatataaacctGATGTTGATGGTATATAATATtgctatatttatttattgaaatgaCTGAGAAGCTCCTATTTATGTTGGACTCTGTCCACATTAGTGAAAATTTCCACCGTTGTCGGCTGCAGAATTCGCTGCGCAACAAGACAAAGACATTTGCGTAAATTCTTTAACTCAAATTGCTTGTAACTGTGGAGTATCTCATTGACCTTATCTTATTTGGTGTACTAAAGACTTCTTAATGtttaattagatttaaattAATGTCTAGGACCAAGTAACCAACAACTACTGTGGTATCTGTCTGGTACAGGTATATCCTTCTTCTTTCCCccctcttttttgttgttgataatctgCATAAAGATTTGTTTCCCTTTTTTGCTCTCTTTATGTTGATCCTATGTTATGGTGTATTTgagctccaaaaaaaaaaaaaagtgtatggTGTATTTCGTTTAGAGTTGAAGATTCATTACTACGTATAGATGAAACCTGTTAAGATGTTAGTTTTTGCACTTCTTTCGggcaaatgaaaataattacataataataataataataataataataataataaaaaagagacaAATCCCAAAGCCCATAATGCAATGCATTGATAACCCAACCCTTTAAGCACCATATACCAGAAATAATTAAATACGGCCCTTACATTTGGCAAAATCAACGTGTCGAATTGGAAAAAATTTGGATCCATGAAACCCAACTAAAAAACCCATTAAATAGTCTACCAAATTGGCCGAACTGGGCCCACCAAAAATTCAACCCTAGTAAGCCTAGGGCCCATGTCTGGGCCGAATGTCAGAATACTTATGGTACTTCTTTCTAGGCCAAGCCCATGTGTGAAGAAGCTAGCAAAGGCAAAAAATAGGAGAGGTGGATTGGAGGGTAAGAGAGTCATTCCGCATCTGCTTTGACTTGAACACGTTGAAAAAACTCAAAAGAGCTTGGAGTACTTGTGACACGATTGAGCTCATACTTGATGCAATATGCAATACACAATTGCTCATGGAAGAATAACAAATTTGTAGGATTAACGCACAAGCCCAAAACTTTTTCTTACTCCAAATAAAGGACTCAATCAACGTTTAATATTATCTGTCCTAAATCCTCAAATTGGGAAAGTGGATTCCCTTTTAGAGAAGCATTTCTCATGGCCTTGGTTCAATTGGTTACCTTAGACTCGAGAAAAATAACTTTGTTGGCATTAAGGTCCGTTTGATTGGGTAGAATTTaggaagaattgaaaaaaatgaaagaaaatggggagggaaaaaaattggtgTTTAGTTAAGTGGATTTGTGGAAATATCATTCATGAGGTCTAAGTGTTTTCTCCCAAAATTGAAGAGAAACTAAAGAGAAATCATTATGACAGCCAAAGATCAAATTTGACCCTCCCTCTTCATTGTGTCTATTATGTTCATGTTGTGTTGttgtctttttttaaaaaaatttatttttaaaattttttctttttagtcaAACAATTACCTTTGCATTTTTGgctatttgttttatttatttatttatttttatcaacgGTGGGTTCTTTAGTTTATAACAAATGGTGgctttcacttttttatttatttttattttaaagaagaCACCTCGAAtggttatatataaataaaataacaaagaaaaataaaatattattataatattaatgaCATGTTAATTTATATAGGATgttattcttttaatttaaattgataataagtattttttttaatgattgtaaggaaattgttttttatattatgtaaTTGGAGCATGAGAGTAATTTTATACAAACTTTATTTTCAATCCACTTACATTTCTTTTCaactaaacaaataagtttttcacCCCTCTACTTTTTCATCTTTCAAACTAAACAcataagagagaaaacaaaatctCTTTTATCATCCAACTTTTCTATCCCTtctccattttctatcctcctatttttccacccctccaaccaaatgaACTTCAAGTGTTCATTACTCAAGACAAGTGTATACTAGTGTCCAACTTCCAATTAACAAGAAACTTAATATTCATATTAAGAAAAATGAGAATAAgtaatctatttttaaaatcttaattttataaaatattattaagtggtgtaacattaaCAAAATGGTAAACTTGACGTCGTTTATATATGTAACTGCTGGTTTGGGGTTTGTGTTCATTAATGTATTAGCAGTTTATCACCATTACTCAATTGTTTAAACATAGTTCACAGTTTCACTCTTGGTAGGCAATCCTAGCATTCAATAGGGGTGGAACTAATTATGACTCTGTGTAACTGAATAAGAGCAAGACttggttgaaaacttgaaatccAAATAGAAGAACTAAAATTGAGGCACTAGTTTTGTAGTGTTCACATTTGGCAAGGAAATGCTAGTGAAATTGAAAGCTTGAAGGAGAGAATCATCGTGAGGAAAGCAATATTTATCTCATGTATATTATTTTGACTTTCACTAGGTagaggattttttattttttatttttaggacaGTTCGAATGTCGTTTTTGATTCGTATGATTCAATGATTTGGATATATGCATAATTTCCTCTCATATATAGTATGTGGTGTGGGAGCCATACCTTGTGAGAAGCTAATACAATGTGAGAGATAAATCCACAATTCATATAATTTATACTATAAGAGATAGATTCTCCTAGAAATGGGTGGGTGAAAATGAAATCAATGTCACATAGTATGAATAGGGTAAATGATTCATGTATGAGCTAATTCAATTATATGTGGATTAATATGCATTCAAGAAttaggcttttttattttatatgatttGATAGTCTGGGATTGGAATTCTAATTTTCGTTACAAAAGAAAGTATACAATAGGTGGATTATTCATTTTATTGAGCTAAAAGGTAGAATATTTCCAACTTCAAAAATCTAACATGACAGATTGAATATTAAGATCTTCAGGTTTCAGTAACAAGGAGGACCACAAGGCAAAATTTTGGGTTGACTTTCAGAATTCTTCGTCCCAATTCATTTTGATTAGTCTATAAAATCAATGGTTcgattgttttttttcctttcccttcagcgagaaaatgaaattatttctttatattagTGTTTTCCTCCATACgcttgaaattgaattttggaaTTTGTTACTGTCTCCATTAATTGAATCATAAATTCCTTATGCAAAAATCATGCCATTTCTTGTATAACTGAAATATGCTTGCATTGTATGCTGCTCTTAAAATCAAGGTTATTAAACCCggaccggaccgtacggtccgaccgGAAAACCCGGGAACCGTTCAGATTCACGGTCCATTTAAGGTAAGGAACCGTTCCATGCGAAAAAAGCATGGAACCGTCCGGACCGTGGTCCGACCGTCCGGGTCTGTGAACCGTGACCGGTTCACACGGTTCGGACGGTTCCCTAatttcagcctttttttttttttttttttttttttttaaaccctctCTCAAAAATCACTCTTAGCCTCACTCTGAAACCCTCTCTCAATCACTCTCAATCCTCACTTGTCTCTGCCTCTCTCAAAAATCACTCTCAATCCTcactctctcaagtctcaatcaCTCTCTCGTCTCTGCCTCTCCCTCGTCACCGTCGCACTGTCGCAGCTTAGCCCAGATTTCTTCCTCAATCCTCActctctcaatcactctctcCCTCGTCGCCGTCGCACTGTTGCAGCTCAGCCCAGATCTCTTCCTCACTCTCTCAAAGTCTCAATCACTCTTTCGTCTCTACCTCTCTCCCTCGTTGCCGTCACAGCTCAACCCAGATCGCagctcactctctcacactcatctCTGCCTCTCTCCCTCGTCCCCGTCGCAGCTCACTCTGTGCCTCGTCgccgtcgccgtcgccgtcgtTGGTACTTTaatctgttttttctttgttaatattTGCAAGTTGATTGTGGATAATGATATAGATTTGAAGTGTTGGTGTGTAAATTGATTTGGGTCAATTGAAAATTGATTGTGGATGATGATATAGATCTGAAGTGTTGGTGTATGTGAAGACAAGGCTTGTGATATTATTGTAATTGTGAAAATTGATTTGGGTCAATTGGTGCTTCTGTCTGCCAAAATTACTTTGTTGTGTCTGCAACTTCTTgctgcatgtttttttttttttttttttgtattttttattgctGTTGGTTTCAATAATATTTGCATTATTCTCAAATCATTTGCCCCATTACTAAAAGCAATCTCAACATAATTGAAATCTCATAATTAACATAGCATCTGAATATGCTAGATTTCAAATTTACTTAACTACAGCTATCAGACCACATATTAATATACTTGACAAGCacaatgaagaagaaatgaCCAAtcaaaatgtgaaacaaaagtAAGCTAATAGCTAGTCAAAgtgagaagaagcaaaaacaGTGTGAAACAAAAGTAAGCTAATAGCTAGTCAAAgtgagaagaagcaaaaacaGTAATACAAGTACCAATGACTTGCAGAAACCCTGTGCTTTCCCAGATAAGAAGACATTATTCTCAGAAACCCTATGCTTTCCCAGCAATACAAgttaattatttagttttttttttttttgggtctgttGCATAATGAGTAGGTTCTGTGGAAAGTTGAAAAGGAAAAGTGAATGTGGGATTAGGATGTTTTAGGGATCAGTTTTTGTATTATGGTTCAATTAACTTGTGGAAAGGATGTTacatttgaaaagtttttttgtcTAGTGACTTGTTTCTTTCATGcatttttgatgggaaggagtTTTTTTTGTCTAGTGTGTAACAATGTGTAATTCTGTACtgtatttttgtaagttttatgtattttttagaaataagctTTTCTAAATGAATTAGgctattttagttattttttctattttttttaattaatttaatgtttttatatatgtttaaaataattattaaattaattatgacgtcatcacggttcgaccccggttcgacctcg contains:
- the LOC126726243 gene encoding germin-like protein subfamily 1 member 16, whose amino-acid sequence is MFLIPPSTKNSISYKIEITSSNIMKGVSFLATVAILALASSFVSAYDPSPLQDFCVAINDIKSGVFVNGKFCKDPAMVSANDFSFSGLNIPGNTGNKVGSNVTLVNVDKLAGLNTLGISLARLDFAEYGLNPPHTHPRGTELFVVIEGTFLVGFVTSNPNKLFTKVLNKGDVFVFPIGLIHFQFNIGKTVGLAFAGLSSQNPGVITIANAVFGSVPPINPDVLIKAFQLDKNVVEYLQKAFAPN